From Acidobacteriota bacterium, a single genomic window includes:
- the dps gene encoding DNA starvation/stationary phase protection protein Dps — MALHNTKIDITKAKREKIVAILNARLADAADLKSQAKQAHWNVKGMNFIALHELFDRVATEVDVHVDDIAERITTLGGTALGTVRMAAASSTLAEYPAEITDGAAHVDALSTALADFGKKVRANIDETDELGDADTADLFTGVSRGIDKLLWFVEAHIQS; from the coding sequence ATGGCACTACATAACACAAAAATTGACATTACAAAGGCAAAGCGAGAGAAGATCGTGGCAATCCTGAACGCCAGGCTCGCCGACGCGGCGGACTTGAAATCGCAGGCCAAGCAGGCCCACTGGAACGTGAAAGGGATGAATTTCATCGCGCTCCACGAGCTTTTTGACCGCGTGGCGACGGAGGTCGACGTCCACGTCGACGATATCGCCGAACGTATCACGACGCTTGGGGGAACGGCCCTTGGGACAGTTCGTATGGCGGCCGCGAGTTCAACGCTCGCGGAGTATCCGGCGGAAATCACCGACGGTGCGGCGCACGTCGACGCGCTTTCGACGGCGCTCGCGGATTTCGGCAAAAAGGTCCGGGCAAACATCGACGAAACCGACGAACTCGGCGACGCCGACACCGCCGATCTTTTCACCGGCGTCTCACGCGGGATCGACAAACTTCTGTGGTTCGTCGAAGCGCATATTCAAAGCTGA
- a CDS encoding DUF2778 domain-containing protein: MFFEIYAESGLGYDEVPETRKGYTGYEKDEESGLDFAQARYYNPKHGRYTSVDPLTASANVKNPQTFNRYSYVLNSPYKFTDPLGLISSTTGANGGAWCSTCDSQDGPGGFLEEDSAGPADSGPAPESTSNDTNGPPASNNVHSPETQPSATPPPPPPPPVGDFDNISVSMVFSISNRLLTVTVKKHVYNGDDIVSTYEFGGSSGTGECLNNPDCAVDDEKNKDKGPIPIGNYTIASSNMVDLTEPGASKTGKLLGTRVRKVFGTAVTPDWGSFRISIQPDEKLKVRSEFFLHGGSFPGSKGCIDIGGGEYDDDNTQTMIKIKAGDIDGKIPLKVIK, translated from the coding sequence TTGTTCTTTGAAATTTACGCGGAATCGGGCCTCGGCTACGACGAGGTTCCCGAGACTCGGAAAGGCTATACGGGTTACGAAAAGGACGAAGAATCGGGCCTCGATTTCGCGCAGGCGAGATACTACAACCCGAAACACGGCCGCTACACCTCGGTCGACCCGCTGACAGCCTCGGCCAACGTCAAGAACCCGCAGACGTTCAACCGCTATTCTTACGTCCTCAATTCGCCGTACAAGTTCACCGATCCGCTGGGGTTGATCTCAAGCACGACCGGCGCCAACGGCGGCGCGTGGTGCAGCACCTGCGACTCGCAAGACGGGCCGGGAGGGTTCCTTGAAGAAGATTCCGCGGGACCGGCTGATTCCGGTCCGGCACCGGAAAGCACCTCGAATGACACGAACGGCCCGCCCGCAAGTAACAATGTTCATTCGCCCGAAACTCAGCCGTCAGCGACACCACCACCACCTCCTCCTCCTCCCGTAGGCGACTTCGACAATATCAGCGTCAGTATGGTGTTCAGTATCTCAAACCGCCTTTTGACTGTGACCGTTAAAAAGCACGTATACAACGGCGACGACATCGTTTCAACATACGAATTTGGTGGATCTTCCGGTACAGGGGAATGTTTGAACAATCCCGACTGCGCGGTAGATGATGAGAAAAATAAGGACAAGGGACCAATTCCAATTGGAAATTACACGATAGCCAGTTCGAATATGGTGGATCTAACCGAACCGGGCGCTTCCAAAACCGGGAAGCTTTTAGGCACTAGAGTGCGGAAGGTTTTTGGAACAGCGGTTACTCCAGATTGGGGCAGCTTCAGAATCTCAATACAACCGGATGAGAAGCTTAAGGTCCGCAGTGAGTTCTTTTTGCACGGCGGTTCATTTCCCGGGTCAAAAGGTTGCATTGACATCGGCGGCGGAGAATACGATGACGACAATACCCAAACTATGATAAAAATCAAGGCGGGTGATATTGACGGGAAGATTCCGTTAAAGGTGATCAAATGA
- a CDS encoding amidohydrolase, whose translation MRVLFAAFLLAVICVGTVPALDMSREINVATDKLLPKLVEWRRHLHQYPELSNREFKTSKFVEEHLRRLGLEVRTGIAKTGVVGILKGALPGPTLALRADMDGLPVTERAPIPFASKEKAEYNGQQVGVMHACGHDTHVAMLMGAAEVLAGMKDKIKGTVVFIFQPAEEGPPAGEEGGADLMVREGVMDNPKIDAIFGIHINAQTEIGQIRFKPGAIMASSDWFSIKIKGKQTHGAYPWLGVDPIAVSASIVQGLQMIVSRQSELTKSPVVITVGKINAGVRENIIPEELTMAGTIRVLDSNIQKDVHARIKLTAEKIAESMGAMAEVKIDVKTPVTFNTPELVKKMVPSLEKAAGKSNVAENEWVTGAEDFAYYGSKAPAFFFFVGGLPKGKDPKDSAAHHTPDFFIDDSRLDVGVKAFCNIVFDY comes from the coding sequence ATGAGAGTCCTGTTTGCCGCATTCCTGTTGGCGGTCATTTGTGTCGGTACCGTTCCGGCGCTCGATATGAGCCGCGAGATCAACGTCGCGACCGATAAACTGTTGCCGAAGTTAGTCGAATGGCGGCGGCATTTGCATCAATACCCCGAGCTTTCGAATCGGGAGTTCAAAACATCGAAATTTGTCGAAGAACATTTGCGGCGTCTCGGTCTCGAGGTTCGGACCGGAATCGCGAAAACCGGGGTCGTCGGAATCCTCAAGGGCGCACTGCCGGGACCGACACTTGCATTGAGAGCTGATATGGACGGTCTGCCCGTGACCGAAAGAGCGCCGATCCCGTTTGCTTCGAAAGAGAAGGCCGAATACAACGGCCAGCAGGTCGGAGTGATGCACGCTTGCGGGCACGACACGCACGTCGCGATGCTGATGGGCGCGGCCGAGGTGCTGGCCGGAATGAAGGACAAGATCAAGGGAACCGTCGTTTTCATCTTCCAGCCGGCCGAAGAAGGCCCGCCGGCGGGCGAAGAGGGAGGCGCCGATCTGATGGTTCGCGAGGGCGTGATGGACAATCCGAAGATCGACGCCATCTTCGGAATCCACATCAACGCGCAAACGGAGATCGGGCAGATCAGGTTCAAACCCGGCGCAATAATGGCGTCAAGCGATTGGTTCTCGATCAAGATCAAGGGAAAGCAGACCCACGGCGCGTACCCTTGGCTCGGCGTCGATCCGATCGCGGTTTCCGCGTCGATTGTTCAGGGACTGCAAATGATCGTCTCGCGGCAATCGGAGCTGACCAAATCGCCGGTCGTGATCACGGTCGGGAAGATCAACGCTGGAGTCCGCGAGAACATTATTCCCGAGGAATTGACGATGGCCGGGACGATCCGCGTGCTCGATTCGAATATCCAGAAAGACGTTCACGCCAGAATAAAGCTGACGGCCGAAAAGATCGCCGAGAGTATGGGCGCGATGGCCGAGGTGAAGATCGACGTCAAAACGCCGGTCACGTTCAACACGCCCGAACTCGTCAAGAAGATGGTGCCATCGCTTGAGAAGGCGGCGGGGAAGTCGAATGTTGCAGAAAATGAATGGGTTACGGGCGCCGAGGATTTTGCGTACTATGGCTCGAAGGCGCCGGCGTTCTTCTTTTTCGTCGGCGGACTGCCGAAAGGGAAGGATCCGAAAGACTCGGCCGCGCATCACACGCCGGATTTTTTCATCGACGATTCGAGGCTCGACGTCGGCGTCAAGGCGTTCTGCAATATAGTCTTTGATTATTGA
- a CDS encoding RHS repeat-associated core domain-containing protein, producing MDLRFWILDCSGLVLFFEIYAESGLGYDEVPETRKGYTGYEKDEESGLDFAQARYYNPKHGRYTSVDPLTASANVKNPQTFNRYSYVLNSPYKFVDPLGLISSTTGANGGAWCSTCDSQDGPGGFLEEDSAGPADSGPSDTQPSVRPPASPPPPRAEQDQEAQLRSQFPALNRADGAVVSEAIVDAQNATDGFFRTVLVVRFRRTGDTTTPDQALRNIVPSTASSISVTRDANGQVETASVAENAIYDGRTSTLLVDDDNDSNTPEITVSQLFRNNSTVNAITFAGYIFVGQGFFNQSADGRAKSVIHEAVVHKGFGRNDTDFGPTRTQGSHAINAVIDTFFFRRNPVQITIER from the coding sequence TTGGATTTGCGATTTTGGATTTTGGATTGCTCGGGCTTGGTTTTGTTCTTTGAAATTTACGCGGAATCGGGCCTCGGCTACGACGAGGTTCCCGAGACTCGGAAAGGCTATACGGGTTACGAAAAGGACGAAGAATCGGGCCTCGATTTCGCGCAGGCGAGATACTACAACCCGAAACACGGCCGCTACACGTCGGTCGACCCGCTGACCGCCTCGGCGAACGTCAAGAACCCGCAGACGTTCAACCGCTATTCATACGTTCTCAATTCGCCGTACAAGTTCGTTGATCCGTTGGGGTTGATCTCAAGCACGACCGGCGCCAACGGCGGCGCGTGGTGCAGCACCTGCGACTCGCAAGACGGGCCGGGAGGGTTCCTTGAAGAAGATTCCGCGGGACCTGCGGATTCGGGTCCTTCCGATACACAGCCGTCGGTCAGGCCGCCGGCTTCGCCACCACCGCCAAGGGCCGAGCAAGATCAGGAGGCGCAGCTTCGTTCCCAGTTTCCGGCACTCAATCGAGCAGATGGTGCAGTTGTCAGTGAGGCCATAGTCGATGCCCAAAATGCGACAGATGGTTTTTTTCGAACTGTGTTAGTCGTTCGTTTTAGACGTACAGGGGACACCACTACTCCCGATCAAGCACTTCGAAATATTGTCCCATCAACAGCGTCAAGTATTAGTGTCACCCGCGACGCAAATGGGCAAGTTGAAACGGCTTCGGTTGCAGAGAATGCCATTTATGATGGCAGAACATCAACACTTTTGGTTGATGATGATAATGATTCTAATACTCCTGAGATCACTGTTTCCCAGTTGTTCCGGAATAATTCCACTGTTAATGCAATTACTTTCGCTGGATACATTTTCGTTGGACAAGGATTCTTTAATCAGAGCGCCGATGGTAGAGCAAAAAGTGTTATTCACGAAGCCGTGGTTCATAAAGGGTTTGGAAGAAACGATACCGATTTCGGGCCCACGAGAACCCAGGGATCACACGCTATAAATGCAGTTATTGACACATTCTTTTTTAGGCGTAATCCTGTTCAGATAACGATAGAACGTTAA